A region from the Salvia splendens isolate huo1 chromosome 15, SspV2, whole genome shotgun sequence genome encodes:
- the LOC121768889 gene encoding metal-nicotianamine transporter YSL1-like has translation MSSTMDDGVDESKEREVVQPWHEQLTLRGLVASVVIGSIFSIIAMKITLTIGITPHFNVSAALLAFIFIRTWTKVLAKLGIASAPFTKQENTMIQTCSVACYSIALGGGFASYLLAMNRKMFELSGGLSVAGNSPSSIKQPGIGWMTAFLFLVCFVGLFVLIPLRKILIIDYKLTFPSGLATAVLINGFHGRGDKMAKKQVNGFIKSFAGSFVWGFFQWFYTAKDNCGFSQFPTFGLQAKKQTFYFDFSLTYVGTGMICSHAVNLSLLLGAVVSYGLMWPLIHQRKGDWFPADIPESSMKSLTGYKAFIPIALLLGDGLYNFVKILGITFINIHNRRLNQNSTHPNSTAVNPTQDEVFVSESLPFWIAAAGYLIFAVVSVIAIPFIFPDLKWYLVVMAYVVTPCLAFCNAYGAGLTDMNMSYNYGKVGLFIVAAISGKEHGVLTSLAACGLFKSIINVSCILMQDFKTGHLTLTSPRAMLVSQSVGTALGCVVSPLSFFLFYKAFDIGNPEKEFKAPFGIIYRNLAIIGVEGFSALPRHCLQLCYGFFSAAVGINLVRDMSPARVGKWMPLPTAMAVPFLIGGYFAVDMCVGTLVVYLWHRFRSKTAPLMVPAVASGLICGEGLWILPASILALAKVKPPICMKFLAG, from the exons aTGTCTTCAACCATGGACGATGGCGTGGACGAGTCGAAGGAGAGGGAAGTGGTGCAGCCATGGCACGAGCAGCTAACGCTGCGCGGGCTTGTAGCAAGCGTGGTGATCGGGTCCATATTCAGCATTATCGCGATGAAGATAACACTGACTATTGGGATCACTCCTCACTTCAACGTGTCGGCGGCGCTGCTCGCCTTCATATTCATTCGGACATGGACAAAGGTGCTTGCCAAACTGGGGATCGCTTCTGCTCCTTTCACCAAGCAGGAAAACACCATGATTCAGACTTGCTCTGTTGCATGCTACAGTATTGCGCTTGGAg GAGGATTTGCGTCGTATCTGCTGGCGATGAACAGGAAAATGTTCGAGTTATCGGGCGGGTTGAGCGTTGCAGGGAACAGTCCGAGTAGCATAAAACAGCCCGGGATCGGTTGGATGACTGCTTTCctgtttttagtttgttttgtaGGCCTATTCGTCTTGATTCCTCTTCGAAAA ATATTGATCATCGACTACAAATTGACATTTCCTAGTGGATTGGCTACTGCAGTACTAATCAATGGTTTTCACGGCAGAGGAGACAAAATGGCTaa GAAGCAAGTGAACGGATTCATCAAGAGCTTCGCCGGCAGCTTCGTGTGGGGTTTCTTCCAGTGGTTCTACACAGCAAAAGACAACTGCGGCTTCTCTCAGTTCCCCACTTTTGGCCTCCAAGCAAAGAAACAAAC attttatttcgatttcAGCTTGACATATGTGGGCACTGGCATGATCTGCTCCCACGCTGTTAATCTGTCGTTGCTGCTCGGTGCTGTCGTTTCGTACGGGCTAATGTGGCCGCTCATCCACCAGCGCAAAGGAGACTGGTTTCCGGCCGATATCCCGGAATCGAGCATGAAAAGCCTCACGGGCTATAAGGCCTTCATCCCCATCGCCCTCCTCCTCGGCGACGGCCTCTACAACTTCGTCAAGATACTAGGCATCACATTCATCAACATCCACAACCGGAGACTCAATCAGAACTCCACTCATCCTAACTCGACCGCAGTTAATCCCACTCAGGACGAGGTCTTCGTCAGCGAAAGCCTCCCCTTCTGGATAGCAGCAGCCGGTTACCTCATCTTCGCAGTTGTCTCCGTCATCGCAATCCCCTTCATCTTCCCTGACCTGAAATGGTATTTGGTCGTGATGGCCTACGTGGTGACGCCGTGCCTCGCCTTCTGCAACGCCTACGGTGCCGGCCTCACCGACATGAACATGTCCTACAACTACGGCAAGGTCGGCCTCTTCATCGTCGCCGCCATCTCCGGGAAGGAGCACGGCGTCTTGACCTCGCTCGCCGCCTGCGGGCTCTTCAAGTCCATCATCAACGTGTCCTGCATTCTGATGCAGGATTTTAAGACCGGCCACCTGACGCTGACGTCGCCGAGGGCGATGCTGGTGAGCCAGAGCGTGGGGACGGCGCTGGGGTGCGTcgtctcgccgttgagcttttTCTTATTCTACAAGGCGTTCGACATCGGGAATCcggagaaggagttcaaggcgCCGTTTGGGATTATATATAGGAACTTGGCGATCATCGGAGTGGAGGGGTTCTCGGCGCTGCCGAGGCATTGCTTGCAGCTGTGCTACGGGTTCTTTTCGGCGGCGGTGGGGATAAACTTGGTGAGGGATATGTCGCCGGCGAGGGTGGGGAAGTGGATGCCGCTGCCGACGGCGATGGCGGTGCCGTTTCTGATTGGGGGATACTTTGCGGTGGATATGTGTGTGGGGACGCTGGTTGTGTATCTGTGGCATAGGTTCAGGTCCAAGACGGCGCCGCTGATGGTGCCGGCGGTGGCGTCGGGTTTGATATGTGGGGAGGGGCTGTGGATACTTCCGGCCTCGATTCTGGCTTTGGCTAAAGTGAAGCCACCGATTTGCATGAAATTCTTGGCCGGTTAG